One window of Entelurus aequoreus isolate RoL-2023_Sb linkage group LG06, RoL_Eaeq_v1.1, whole genome shotgun sequence genomic DNA carries:
- the slc14a2 gene encoding urea transporter 2 isoform X2, with the protein MFVNNPLSGLIIFAGLILQNYWWALNGFVGTLFATVSALILRQSRGAIAAGLYGYNGILVGLLMAVFSNAGNWYWWLLLPNVFMSMMCPILSSALASINSRWDLPVFTLPFNILVCLHMVATGHYNHHFPQVLIQPRSELPNITWTDIDVAKLFMSVPVGIGQVYGCDNPWTGGLFIISLFISSPITCAHAVLGSTIGMVSGLALAAPFSDIYFGLWGYNCVLACIAIGGMFYALTWQVHLLAITCGFFCAYLGSAIANIMSAFGLPACTWPFCLSALTFLLITTECNKIFKLPLAKVAYPEKNLGFFWKMKKKEKAEKLEEERKNQEEQILDEKERLRLALENMEEGRTSQVDAGQAKSEQRDTTT; encoded by the exons ATGTTTGTCAACAATCCCCTGAGTGGCCTCATTATTTTCGCCGGCCTCATACTGCAGAACTACTGGTGGGCACTCAACGGCTTTGTGGGGACTCTCTTCGCCACCGTCTCGGCCCTCATTCTGCGACAGAGCAG GGGTGCCATAGCTGCAGGACTGTATGGATACAATGGAATCTTGGTGGGCTTGTTGATGGCTGTCTTCTCCAATGCAGGAAACTGGTACTGGTGGCTCCTGCTGCCCAACGTCTTCATGTCCATGATGTG CCCCATTCTGTCCAGTGCCTTGGCATCCATTAACAGTCGCTGGGATCTCCCCGTGTTCACGCTTCCCTTCAACATCTTAGTGTGCCTCCACATGGTGGCCACGGGTCACTACAACCACCACTTCCCCCAAGTCCTCATCCAACCCCGCTCTGAGCTGCCCAACATCACCTGGACGGACATTGACGTGGCGAAG CTCTTCATGTCCGTGCCTGTGGGAATAGGCCAGGTCTACGGCTGCGACAACCCCTGGACAGGAGGCCTCTTCATCATCTCGCTCTTCATCTCTTCCCCCATAACATGCGCTCACGCTGTGCTAGGTTCTACCATCGGCATGGTTTCAG GACTGGCTTTGGCGGCTCCATTCAGCGACATTTATTTTGGCCTGTGGGGATACAACTGCGTGCTGGCGTGCATCGCCATCGGCGGAATGTTCTATGCTCTCACGTGGCAGGTGCACTTGCTTGCTATTACCTGTG GGTTCTTCTGTGCATACCTGGGCTCCGCCATCGCCAACATCATGTCTGCG TTTGGTCTGCCCGCCTGCACCTGGCCCTTCTGTCTCTCCGCACTCACGTTCCTCCTCATCACCACGGAGTGCAACAAGATCTTCAAGCTGCCGCTGGCCAAGGTTGCCTACCCCGAGAAAAATCTCGGCTTCTTCTGGAAAATGAAGAAAAAAGAGAAGGCGGAGAAGCTCGAGGAGGAAAGGAAAAACCAAGAGGAGCAGATTCTCGACGAGAAAGAGCGGCTGAGGCTCGCGCTTGAAAACATGGAAGAAGGCCGGACGTCACAAGTGGATGCTGGCCAAGCAAAGAGCGAGCAAAGGGACACAACTACCTGA
- the slc14a2 gene encoding urea transporter 2 isoform X1 → MPGPLLTKELQSLMANSNSNLRTQNNEKDGEVTVQTTRTTSLRKAKAHFLKGVSYFAGDMPLFAKWMEKQFFLLQLLDWVLRGAAQVMFVNNPLSGLIIFAGLILQNYWWALNGFVGTLFATVSALILRQSRGAIAAGLYGYNGILVGLLMAVFSNAGNWYWWLLLPNVFMSMMCPILSSALASINSRWDLPVFTLPFNILVCLHMVATGHYNHHFPQVLIQPRSELPNITWTDIDVAKLFMSVPVGIGQVYGCDNPWTGGLFIISLFISSPITCAHAVLGSTIGMVSGLALAAPFSDIYFGLWGYNCVLACIAIGGMFYALTWQVHLLAITCGFFCAYLGSAIANIMSAFGLPACTWPFCLSALTFLLITTECNKIFKLPLAKVAYPEKNLGFFWKMKKKEKAEKLEEERKNQEEQILDEKERLRLALENMEEGRTSQVDAGQAKSEQRDTTT, encoded by the exons ATGCCAGGACCACTTCTTACAAAG GAACTGCAATCCCTCATggccaactccaactccaacctgaGGACTCAAAACAATGAGAAGGACGGCGAGGTGACCGTGCAGACAACCCGAACCACAAGCCTGCGCAAGGCTAAGGCCCACTTCCTGAAGGGGGTCTCATACTTCGCTGGAGACATGCCACTGTTTGCCAAATGGATGGAAA AACAGTTTTTCTTGCTCCAATTACTGGATTGGGTTCTGCGCGGAGCTGCCCAGGTTATGTTTGTCAACAATCCCCTGAGTGGCCTCATTATTTTCGCCGGCCTCATACTGCAGAACTACTGGTGGGCACTCAACGGCTTTGTGGGGACTCTCTTCGCCACCGTCTCGGCCCTCATTCTGCGACAGAGCAG GGGTGCCATAGCTGCAGGACTGTATGGATACAATGGAATCTTGGTGGGCTTGTTGATGGCTGTCTTCTCCAATGCAGGAAACTGGTACTGGTGGCTCCTGCTGCCCAACGTCTTCATGTCCATGATGTG CCCCATTCTGTCCAGTGCCTTGGCATCCATTAACAGTCGCTGGGATCTCCCCGTGTTCACGCTTCCCTTCAACATCTTAGTGTGCCTCCACATGGTGGCCACGGGTCACTACAACCACCACTTCCCCCAAGTCCTCATCCAACCCCGCTCTGAGCTGCCCAACATCACCTGGACGGACATTGACGTGGCGAAG CTCTTCATGTCCGTGCCTGTGGGAATAGGCCAGGTCTACGGCTGCGACAACCCCTGGACAGGAGGCCTCTTCATCATCTCGCTCTTCATCTCTTCCCCCATAACATGCGCTCACGCTGTGCTAGGTTCTACCATCGGCATGGTTTCAG GACTGGCTTTGGCGGCTCCATTCAGCGACATTTATTTTGGCCTGTGGGGATACAACTGCGTGCTGGCGTGCATCGCCATCGGCGGAATGTTCTATGCTCTCACGTGGCAGGTGCACTTGCTTGCTATTACCTGTG GGTTCTTCTGTGCATACCTGGGCTCCGCCATCGCCAACATCATGTCTGCG TTTGGTCTGCCCGCCTGCACCTGGCCCTTCTGTCTCTCCGCACTCACGTTCCTCCTCATCACCACGGAGTGCAACAAGATCTTCAAGCTGCCGCTGGCCAAGGTTGCCTACCCCGAGAAAAATCTCGGCTTCTTCTGGAAAATGAAGAAAAAAGAGAAGGCGGAGAAGCTCGAGGAGGAAAGGAAAAACCAAGAGGAGCAGATTCTCGACGAGAAAGAGCGGCTGAGGCTCGCGCTTGAAAACATGGAAGAAGGCCGGACGTCACAAGTGGATGCTGGCCAAGCAAAGAGCGAGCAAAGGGACACAACTACCTGA